A single Lactuca sativa cultivar Salinas chromosome 8, Lsat_Salinas_v11, whole genome shotgun sequence DNA region contains:
- the LOC111903752 gene encoding transcription initiation factor TFIID subunit 14b: protein MPQHSSKLHSSNQQPDVTPSTPKSQGTKMVRSSDDNEKKNLVKKLKDIEFSVPIVYGNIAFWLGKKASEYQSHRWTVYVRGATNEDLSVVVKRVVFQLHSSFNNPMRVVESPPFELSESGWGEFEIAITLHFHNDVCEKPLHLYHHLKLYPEDESGSMSVKKPVVVESYDEVVFSEPSEVLFARVQNHPAVIVPRLPPGIILPPVSVEDADKRKKFDPKDNPLTQWFTNFSEADELLKLAAARQQVQTQIARVRRQLSLIDGQHQQHSKPPNDL, encoded by the exons ATGCCACAGCATTCATCTAAATTACACTCATCGAATCAGCAGCCGGACGTCACCCCCTCTACCCCCAAATCACAGGGCACCAAAATGGTTCGATCTTCCGATGATAATGAGAAGAAG AATTTGGTCAAGAAGCTTAAAGATATCGAATTTAGCGTTCCAATTGTTTATGGTAACATCGCATTCTGGCTCGGAAAGAAAGCAAGCGA GTATCAATCTCACAGATGGACAGTTTATGTGAGAGGAGCAACTAATGAGGATTTGAGTGTAGTAGTTAAACGGGTCGTGTTCCAATTGCATTCCAGTTTCAATAATCCAATGAGAGTAGTCGAATCTCCACCATTTGAGCTATCAGAATCTGGATGGGGTGAATTTGAAATTGCTATCACTCTTCATTTTCACAATGATGTTTGTGAGAAACCACTACACTT ATATCATCATTTGAAGTTATATCCTGAAGATGAATCTGGTTCCATGTCTGTTAAAAAACCAGTGGTTGTTGAGTCATATGATGAAGTTGTCTTCAGTGAGCCATCTGAGGTGTTATTTGCACGTGTTCAGAATCATCCAGCTGTCATTGTGCCTAGACTGCCACCTGGCATAATCTTACCCCCTG TATCAGTTGAGGATGCAGATAAAAGGAAGAAATTTGATCCAAAAGATAATCCTCTTACACAGTGGTTTACAAATTTTTCAGAAGCAGATGAGCTTTTGAAACTTGCAGCAGCTCGACAACAG GTGCAAACTCAAATTGCTAGAGTGAGGCGACAATTAAGCTTAATCGATGGCCAACATCAACAACACTCCAAACCACCCAATGACCTATAA